Genomic DNA from Vibrio tubiashii ATCC 19109:
ATTAGCAATCGAAACGTCATTCTGTCCATCTAATTTATCTCGCATCAACAGTTCGAGCACAGAAGCTCATTCTAAATGTAAAGGGTAAATAAGATGAAAAAAGCAGTGGCAGCGTCTGCAGTATTTGCAGCACTTGTATCGGGTTCTTCACTTGCAGCGACAGTGTACAAAGCTGATGGTACTGAGCTGAAAGTCGGTGGTCGCGTAGAGTTTCGTGGTGACTTCATTGGCACAAGCAAAGGTGCAGAGATTAAAGGCACGATGGACGATAGCACTCGTGCACGTCTGAACCTGAAAGGCAAATCTGAGATTACTGAGGGTATGTCAGCGTTTGGTGTCTATGAAGCTGAGCAAGATACAGGTAAAGATGAGTTTGAAAACCGTTACATGTATGCAGGTCTAAACTTTGATGGTCATGCACTGTCGTTTGGTCGTCAAGACATGGCTGCCGTTATCGTATCGGATCTGACAGATATCTCGGAATTCTCTGGTGTTCAGCAGGTAATTAACTCTGCAAGCGACAAAGAAGACAGCGTGTTTGCTTACCGCGGTGCATTCGATGCGTTTCAACTTCAAGCCACTTATCAAGCAAACAGCGATGAAGACACTGATGGTTACAGCATCTCAGGTCTTTATTCAGCGCCGTTTGGCTTAGATGTTGGTCTATCGTTCTCAGGTGCTGATTTAGGCAAAGGAAACGGTAGCCAAAATCAAATTCTTGGTGGTCTAGGTTATACACTAGACGCACTTTACCTAGGCGCGACTTACTCAGTAGGTGACCTAGATGACAAAGCAACAGGCACAAGCGACAAAGAGTTCAAAGCGCTTGAGGTTGCAGCGAAATACAAATTTACCAAACAGCTATCAGCAGCAGTTGTTTACACCAATCAAGAAAATGAAGCGGCGAATGGCACTAAAGCGGATGCGACGGATGGTGTAGAAGTGGTGGGTTACTACAAGTTCAACGGTAACTTCCGTACTTATGTTTCTTACTTCTCTAACGGTATTAAGTCGACAGATGCTGACGCAGACGGCTTTAAAGACACGGGTGAAGATACACTTCGTTTAGGTGTACGTTACGATTTCTAAATACAGAGTTGCCTGAAATTCTGTCCCATTGGCCAAGCATTAGCTTGGCCTTTTTGGTTCTATATCAAAGAGGTTGCTATTCAGTTAATTTATAAATCAATTGCATATGGAAAATAAGTGTCTGTTGTAAAACAGATACTTACGAGATAGATCAGCGCGAACTAAGCAGAATTCAAATGTGACTTTGATCACGCTCTATGCTAGAGTTCGCGCACTTTATCTATGGGAATCTTCCCACTTCAAGGATGAGTCCAACGACTTGAATGAGAAAAATAATGCAATTGTCCCTTAAAAATTTGTCTATTCGAACACAGGTATTGGTACCTGTTATCTTCACAACGTTCGCGCTATTTATCGCATTGTGGATCACCAAAAGTAATCTAGAGGCAGAGCAAGAAATTATCAGCTCTAACACAGATTCTCTAGTGTATTACAAAGACACCTTGGCAAAAATTGATGATCAGGTTTATCCGTTACGTATTAGTGCGGTGTATGCCATCTACGATGATTCTCGCCGCCAAGTGTTTTTAAATGAACTTAAAACAGGCTTAAAAGAGATTCAAAAAGATCTCGACTTGATGGCGAATCGCGACACATTCAGAGATGAAGTGCGAGTGGTGCGCCGCGCTATTGAAGATTACGTACAATACTCTCATCGTGCAGTAGAACTGTTTTCACAGAGAGACAGCGGCCAAGTGAGCCTGCAAGAGTACAATAGCTTTATCGCAAAATATCGTGACTCTGGCAATCAAATGGTCGGTGCCATCAATACCTTGTCTGCACAAGTTAATGAGTTCGCGACCGATGCCATGGAACATAGCGCTGAGCAGAATACAAAAGTTAAAAACATGGCAATGTACATGGTACTTACTGTTCTTGTTGCCTCTTTAGCTGTCGCTTGGGTACTTTCAGGCATGATTGTAAAACCAATCCTTCAACTGCAGAAAGTGATGCGTAAGCTAGCACATGGTGATCTTTCTGTTCGTGCTGAGGTCGATGGTGATAATGAAGTCTCTCAACTGAGTACTGATGTGAACCAAACCGCTGAGCAACTTCACAGCACGGTAGAAGAGTTAAGCCGTATCAGTGAGGAAGTCGCTTCCGCTTCTACTGAGTTAGCTGCAGTGATGACGCAGGCTCAAGCCAATGCCCAGCAAGAACTGGCTGAGATTGAGCAAGTCGCATCTGCTGTCAATGAGCTTTCTAGCACCGCAGATAACGTAAGTGATAACGCTCAGATGGCAGATTCAACAGCACGTGAAGCCGATCAATTGGCTAAATCTGGCTTGGATATCTTTGAAGAGAGCAGTCAAGCAAGTGCTCAAATGGGTAATGCACTAAACGAAGCTGCGCAAGTTGTTCTAACTCTTAAAGAGCAGTCTGAACAAATCAATGATGTGATTGAAGTGATTCGCGGTGTCTCTGAGCAGACTAACCTTCTAGCACTAAACGCAGCCATTGAAGCAGCACGTGCGGGCGAATCTGGTCGTGGTTTTGCAGTGGTTGCGGATGAAGTTCGAATGCTGGCCGCAAGAACTCAAGAATCAACGGGCGAGATCCAAGCTATCATTGAAGAGCTACAGAAGCAGTCTGGTCTTGCTAACGATAGCATGCAGCTTAGCCTTGAAATGCTAGAGAAAAACAATGAGTTATCATTGCAAGCTAACAGCGCGCTACAGGGTATTACAGAGTCTGTAACGAATATCAATGATGCTAATACCCAAGTAGCAACCGCAGCAGAGCAGCAATCTCAGGTAACGCAAGACATTAACCGTAACGTCGTGAACATGTCTGAGCTGGTTAATCAAAACGTATCTGGCATTTGTCAAAGTGCAAGTGCGAGTAACGAGCTGTCTACATTAGCAGAAAAACAGAAAGCCCAGCTTTCATTCTTTAAGCTATAAGCAAAAGCTTTATCTGTAAGAAGCAGCCATTTTCGGCTGCTTTTTTTGTATTTGCGTAAAATTTTTTGAAAGTTTCTGTGCTTATAAAGAGCAAAAATGAGAGTTCAAAGGTGATTATAGGTGGGTGAATTAGCCAATCGATCAGAAGTTGGACAGCTTGAAGACGAAAAGGATTGCGCAAACGGTTAGCAAGCTTCGGGTTAAGTGATTGTTTTTAAGGGAGAAGAACGAATAATTGCTGAGAAAGGAGTTACTTAGGTATGCAACTTAACCGAACTGTATCACAAAAAAATTGGAAATATCAGTCTTGCGGGAAATAAATCACGACCTATAATGCTGAAAACCGGAGCGTCTGCCAACGCTCCGGTTTTTTTGTGTCCGAAACTCAGTAAAGCGTCTGCCAACGTTTACCGAAAACGCACGACACGTAAATTTGCTTATAGGAAAATTTATCATGCGTATCGAACAAGAACTTAAGTTAGGCTTTAAAGATGTACTATTCCGCCCGAAGCGTTCTACTCTTAAAAGTCGTTCTCAAGTTGAATTAACCCGCGATTTTACATTCAAGCATAGTGGTCGTCAATGGTCTGGCACACCAGTAATTGCAGCAAACATGGATTCAGTCGGTAGCTTCGAAATGGCTAAGGCTCTAGCGGAACATGGCGTGATGACTGCAATTCACAAACATTACACCGTAGAGCAATGGGCTGACTTCGTGAAATCAGCGGATCAAAAAACACTCAACAACGTGTTTGTTTCTACGGGTACTTCAGATGCTGATTTCGAAAAAACGAAAGAAATCATGGCACTATCTGAAGAACTTATCTTCATCTGTATTGATATCGCGAACGGTTACTCTGAGCACTTAGTAGAGTACGTAGAGAAGGTACGTGCCGCATTCCCTAACAAAGTTATCTCTGCGGGTAACGTTGTAACTGGCGATATGTGTGAAGAGCTTATCCTAGCGGGTGCAGACATCGTGAAAGTGGGTATCGGCCCAGGTTCTGTATGTACAACTCGCGTTAAGACAGGTGTTGGTTACCCTCAGCTTTCAGCAATCATCGAATGTGGTGACGCCGCGCACGGCCTTGGCGGCATGATCATCGGTGACGGTGGTTGTTCATGTGCGGGCGACGTAGCAAAAGCCTTCGGCGGCGGCGCTGACTTCGTTATGCTAGGCGGTATGCTTGCAGGCCACGAAGAGTCAGGCGGCGAAGTAATCGAGCAAGATGGCAAAACTTTCATGAAGTTCTACGGCATGTCTTCTCAGTCGGCGATGGACAAGCACTCTGGTGGTGTAGCGAAGTACCGCGCTGCAGAAGGTAAAACTGTTCTATTGCCATACCGCGGCAGCGTTCACGGAACTATCTCAGACATCCTAGGTGGCGTTCGCTCAACTTGTACATACGTAGGCGCAGCAAAGCTTAAAGAGCTAACGAAGCGTACGACTTTCATCCGCGTACAAGAGCAAGAGAACAACGTTTTCGGTAAAGAGTAATTTGATAACTCTTCGGAAAATACGAAATATTAAGAGTCGCTTTTAGCGGCTCTTTTTTTGCCTGAAAATCTTTTGTGGCAACTACAAGTTAGTTAAGCATACCTATTGCTCAGGAGGCGTATAACCATAGGAAAAGCCAAGGTTGACAAGGGACTGTGGTGAATTTAGATGTGGGTGTTAGGGGCAGCTATTTAAGTGTGTATTGTTGAAGTTACCATTTAAAAGTTTGCGTTGTGCATCGGTTTATCGAATGTCTTGAGACTAGGTATTCAATAGTTTGATAGCATGACTGACAATTAAGATACGGGGAGATTTAGATTGGTAGTTTCAATTTTGGTGAACTGTGTAGTCTTTGTCGTATTTTGTTTACTCCTTGCAGATTACAATTTTGGGATAACACATAACTATATATATTCTGCTGTTCTCATGGTTGTTACTGGTCTTGTGGTTTGCTTACTTTTACAAGTACTACCCAAACAATTCAAAAAGAATAGTAAGCTAAAAACAGAGATAAGCAATTTTAAGTTCTATAAACCCTTAAAAATCAGATGGTACCAGAAGCTATCAGCAACAAATGTCGCCTTTTTTTCTTGGATGATACTTGTCTTCGTGTTCTCGATGACAGATAAGTATTTTGAGCGAAATGTTCTAATAGTTAATGACTTACCTGTACTTTCATCAGGGCTGGCGATCATAGGAAGAGGAGGTCAAGGTTCATATGTCATTGTTGAAGATAATGGTAGAAGAGTGAAGTGCCGTGGCTTCTATAACCATCTTGTAAAAAAGGGTAAGCCACTCTCTGCAAATTTGACTTATTCAACTACGTTTATAGGGTTTGAGAAAACCAACTGCAAGGTTAGGTTAAGTTAGTTGTATTCAAATAATGCAATGAAGCTTAGTTAGAAAAAACGCCGAACTTAGGCTCGGCGATTGTTTAAGACAGCTTAAGTTGTTTCTTTATGGACTAGAGCAGAAGGTATAGTTTTATCACATTTAAGGTGAGTTCCAGGTAACCTTAGTGTCATTGAATTACTACTATGTGGTTCGACAGTTATATTAATCATTTCTTCTAGAGTGCTTTCATTCTCTAGCAACCGCGTAAGTTTTTTTCTGAAGGTTTCTTTATTTGTCTCAACCGCAAATTTGTGGTGGAACTCTGTTAAATCTGTGATGAAAGGATCTCGCATCCAAACACCTTCGCTTTTAGCTGTTACCGTTAGGGGAGAGTCTAGCTGTTCATATGGCATAGTTAACTGAGCCGTTATTTGTAGCACTCCATTTTCTTGGTAGTTTCGATAAATTTGTATATCGGTAAAAAGAGCGAAGTCGTCTTTGTACTTCGGGGCACAGCTCCACTCCCCAATGAAGTACTTTCTGTCAAGTTCTACAGTTTTGTTATTTTCTTCATAGTGGGTAGTACTACAACCAAAGAGCGACGTCAGCAGAAATAGAGATAGGACTTTTTTCATAGTTTAATTAGACCTTAATTACATTCATTTTAACCATAATACCAACTGGAGAAACTTCCTACCTTGCTACGGCCCTACTCCTTATGCAAGAACACTAACGGCAAAGATGTTACTCCGAATAAATATGTTTTTCTATAACCCATACCAAACCGCATCACTTGTTGTAGATAGTTGGAGCTTTCAATAATGAGAAAAGTGAATATGGGTATTGAGAAGATAGATTTTAACTTATTGATAATAATTATAGTAATGGAGGTTTCTCATGTTTAAAGCGTTAGTTCTGATGCTTATCACAATTATGGATAAACGTGCTGAAAAACTTAGCAATCGAGTGGTGAGCAAAATTGCCACACTCATTGAAAAGCTATGTTAGTGGTTAAGTACTACGCTGATGAAGGAAAAACCGTACTATTGCTATACCGCGGCAGCGTTCACGGCACTATCTCAGACATCCTTGGTGGTGTGCGTTCAACTTGTACATACGTAGGTGCAGCAAAACTTAAATAGCTAACGAAGCGTACAACTTTCATCCGCGTACAAGAGCAAGAGAACAACGTGTTTGGTAAAGAGTAATTTTACGGATTACTAAACATATAATTGATAAGAGCCGCAATTGCGGCTCTTTTTTTACTTGGAGATCGTAGAGTAGCGACAATTACAGGTTAGTATGTAATTGTCTACTGCATCCCTCAAATGAGTGATTAATTAGATCTATTACTTTTTATATTTCTTGTAGAGAGAATCTATAGAATACTCAAACAGCTCTTTAATTTTTTGTTTGGCTTCTTCAGTTGACGAACAATTTTAGTTGAGCACTACAATTCTAGTTATTCATTGCAAAGGGAAGGGTCTGTTGCAAACTTCTTTGCAAATAGAGGTAGATAGCCTGTTGGAACCCCTTTACATGGCTGTAGTCCGGCCTTCTCATATCTTTTCTCATAGACCGAGGGGGTTATTACTGCAACTAAAACAGTAACTATCAAAAGTCCAACTAAAGAAAGTGGTAATACTGCTCCATAACGATCCTCCCATTTTTCTTCAGTAATAACGTAAAATATCCCTAGTATAACTACGATAAACAAACCTATGCCCATAGGTATCGCAGCAAAATCGAAGCGAGAGTATGTTTCTATTTCTCTGATGGGATTACCTAATGCCATTACTTTCTGGAGTCCCAAATAAAGACTAGAAAATGATAGAGCAGCCATCACAGCGGTATATACCGCAATCTTGTAGACCCTTTTAAACTTATTAAGAAGGAAATATGTATTCATAGAGGTTTCATAACCAAATCATTGATTGAATTTTTAACAAAAACGTTTGAATTGAGGAGCTGCTCATTTTTTCCGAAGTTAGTTGCTTTTACAGAGTGAGGCACTGGCAGCAAAATTTTTCGCAAATAAAGGGAGGTGACTTGCCGGTATTCCCTCACAAGCTTGAAGCCCAGCATTCTCAAGACGAGATTCATATATTGAAGGTGTCAGCCATGTAATCAAAAACGCTAGAGCAAGTGATCCTATAACGGTGTAGCTGAGGGCATTTCCGTAAACATCATCTAGTCGTTTGTTCTTGAGATTAAAATATATAACTCCAATTAAAGTAGTCAACAAACCAATACCACACGGTATCATTGCTAATCCGAACCTATAGTAGATCACTTCTTCACCGAACTCAGTGGAGAGTAGAGAGATAGAATTAAATCCGATATACAAGCTAGCTATGGACAGGATAATCAGCAAAACAACGCCTACAAGTGTTTTCATGACTTTGGCTATATTATTTATCGAGAGTTTAATGTTCATAATGATTATTTTTGATAGCTCGTTGACCGACGTCTGAAAATAAAGTTTAACCTCTTCTTCAACTTCCTTTTGCCTTTCTGAACAATTTCGTGTCGCGAAGGCTACTGAATGAACCGAGCAAAGCAGACACTGCCGAGGATATAACTATCTTAACAATATCTGTTGCTAGTGAGCCAAATAAGTCAGATAAAAGGTGACTAAATGAATGGGCATTTTTACTAAATCACCTTAGATTGGGTTAGCATCACAACTTTTAGGTAGAGTTGTTATTTCTTTTCCATGGTATGTCTTTGCATTCATGAGCTAAAACCCCCTTAACACCCAACCATCTTGATTATGCGGTGCAGCTCACTCGCAACTTTCTTTAGTCGTTCTATGCTTTGATTGCTTTAAAATATAAGGAGCGTCAGATGGCTAATA
This window encodes:
- a CDS encoding porin, coding for MKKAVAASAVFAALVSGSSLAATVYKADGTELKVGGRVEFRGDFIGTSKGAEIKGTMDDSTRARLNLKGKSEITEGMSAFGVYEAEQDTGKDEFENRYMYAGLNFDGHALSFGRQDMAAVIVSDLTDISEFSGVQQVINSASDKEDSVFAYRGAFDAFQLQATYQANSDEDTDGYSISGLYSAPFGLDVGLSFSGADLGKGNGSQNQILGGLGYTLDALYLGATYSVGDLDDKATGTSDKEFKALEVAAKYKFTKQLSAAVVYTNQENEAANGTKADATDGVEVVGYYKFNGNFRTYVSYFSNGIKSTDADADGFKDTGEDTLRLGVRYDF
- a CDS encoding methyl-accepting chemotaxis protein produces the protein MQLSLKNLSIRTQVLVPVIFTTFALFIALWITKSNLEAEQEIISSNTDSLVYYKDTLAKIDDQVYPLRISAVYAIYDDSRRQVFLNELKTGLKEIQKDLDLMANRDTFRDEVRVVRRAIEDYVQYSHRAVELFSQRDSGQVSLQEYNSFIAKYRDSGNQMVGAINTLSAQVNEFATDAMEHSAEQNTKVKNMAMYMVLTVLVASLAVAWVLSGMIVKPILQLQKVMRKLAHGDLSVRAEVDGDNEVSQLSTDVNQTAEQLHSTVEELSRISEEVASASTELAAVMTQAQANAQQELAEIEQVASAVNELSSTADNVSDNAQMADSTAREADQLAKSGLDIFEESSQASAQMGNALNEAAQVVLTLKEQSEQINDVIEVIRGVSEQTNLLALNAAIEAARAGESGRGFAVVADEVRMLAARTQESTGEIQAIIEELQKQSGLANDSMQLSLEMLEKNNELSLQANSALQGITESVTNINDANTQVATAAEQQSQVTQDINRNVVNMSELVNQNVSGICQSASASNELSTLAEKQKAQLSFFKL
- a CDS encoding GMP reductase, with the protein product MRIEQELKLGFKDVLFRPKRSTLKSRSQVELTRDFTFKHSGRQWSGTPVIAANMDSVGSFEMAKALAEHGVMTAIHKHYTVEQWADFVKSADQKTLNNVFVSTGTSDADFEKTKEIMALSEELIFICIDIANGYSEHLVEYVEKVRAAFPNKVISAGNVVTGDMCEELILAGADIVKVGIGPGSVCTTRVKTGVGYPQLSAIIECGDAAHGLGGMIIGDGGCSCAGDVAKAFGGGADFVMLGGMLAGHEESGGEVIEQDGKTFMKFYGMSSQSAMDKHSGGVAKYRAAEGKTVLLPYRGSVHGTISDILGGVRSTCTYVGAAKLKELTKRTTFIRVQEQENNVFGKE